From the genome of Syngnathus acus chromosome 24, fSynAcu1.2, whole genome shotgun sequence, one region includes:
- the kcnk10a gene encoding LOW QUALITY PROTEIN: potassium channel subfamily K member 10a (The sequence of the model RefSeq protein was modified relative to this genomic sequence to represent the inferred CDS: deleted 5 bases in 4 codons; substituted 2 bases at 2 genomic stop codons) → MKFPSEKPRKPGNSPSPAAVQTNLVPPKKMQPGMLQSSLVHASVATMQNPMGCSVPRLSISRPTSMVASMEAVAEGAAPFTMMKLKTVLAVFVVVVGYLVAGGLVFQALEQPFENNQKITITAEKAAFLQKHPCVSPDELEAIIKHSVDAVNAGVNPVGDTSYNSSHWDLGSAFFFAGTVITTIGYGNIAPSTEGGKIFCILYAIFGIPLFGFLLAGVGDQLGTIFVKSIAKVEKMFRNKHNQISQTKIRVASTLLFILAGCILFVTIPAVIFNTSKVGQLGVDIFVVITLTTVGIGDYVAGGNRRIEYRKWYRPIVWFGILGGWLFCCSASNMIGDWLRVLSKKTKEEVGEIKAHAAEWKANVRAELRETRRRMSVEVSDKLQRAATIRSMEKRQLGLDQRAVSMDMLSPERRAIFNSLDTNSYKTSSHESIDTKLNNLRLKGTDQCDPQSNHQTTSEDNIFNRLSSVTKLAKRNRNKRLRRTITEETRRPHSESFMVGXRPPFDCSTTRSERREEQGXRTRKKPKTKRCNTSCLEFPLFVEAYKSHNGLIVEQTKENKNDETLEMKELDIQRSP, encoded by the exons ATGAAATTTCCGAGTGAAAAACCAAGAAAACCAGGGAACAGCCCGTCACCAG CGGCAGTTCAGACCAATTTGGTCCCACCCAAAAAGATGCAGCCAGGTATGCTTCAATCCAGCCTGGTGCACGCCAGCGTGGCTACCATGCAAAACCCAATGGGCTGTTCTGTACCCCGACTCTCCATCTCCCGGCCCACGAGCATGGTAGCCAGCATGGAAGCAGTAGCTGAAGGTGCAGCTCCTTTTACCATGATGAAACTTAAGACGGTGCTGGCGGTttttgtggtggtggtgggctACTTGGTGGCAGGAGGACTGGTGTTCCAAGCACTGGAGCAGCCATTTGAAAACAACCAGAAGATCACCATCACAGCAGAGAAGGCAGCATTCCTGCAAAAACATCCCTGTGTGTCCCCAGATGAGCTGGAGGCCATCATCAAA CACTCTGTTGATGCTGTGAATGCTGGGGTGAATCCTGTGGGTGATACCTCTTATAATTCTAGCCACTGGGATCTGGGTAGTGCCTTCTTCTTTGCTGGAACAGTTATCACAACTATAG GGTATGGTAACATCGCTCCAAGCACTGAGGGAGGAAAAATTTTCTGCATTCTATATGCAATATTTGGCATCCCACTCTTTGGATTCCTCTTAGCAGGGGTTGGTGACCAGCTCGGGACCATATTTGTCAAAAGTATTGCCAAAGTTGAGAAGATGTTCCGG AACAAACACAACCAAATCAGTCAAACTAAAATCAGAGTAGCATCTacc ctcctcttcatcctggCTGGC TGCATCCTGTTTGTGACCATCCCAGCTGTGATCTTCAATACATCGAAGGTTGGACAGCTTGGAGTCGACATATTTGTCGTCATCACTTTGACTACTGTTGGAATAGGAGACTATGTGGCAG GCGGAAATCGGAGGATTGAGTACCGCAAGTGGTACAGACCAATTGTGTGGTTTGGGATCCTGGGTGGTTGG CTATTTTGCTGCAGTGCCTCAAACATGATTGGCGACTGGTTGAGGGTACTATCCAAAAAGACCAAAGAAGAG GTTGGGGAAATCAAGGCTCACGCAGCAGAGTGGAAAGCAAATGTGCGAGCAGAGCTAAGAGAGACAAGGCGGCGTATGAGTGTTGAGGTCAGCGACAAACTACAACGAGCTGCCACGATCCGAAGTATGGAAAAACGACAACTTGGCTTGGATCAACGTGCGGTGTCCATGGATATGCTTTCTCCAGAACGCAGAGCCATCTTCAACAGTCTAGACACCAACAGCTACAAAACCTCCTCCCACGAGAGTATTGACACTAAATTGAACAATCTTCGACTAAAGGGCACTGACCAGTGCGACCCTCAGTCCAACCACCAAACCACATCTGAGGACAATATTTTTAATCGCCTGAGTTCTGTCACCAAGTTGGCAAAACGTAACAGGAATAAGAGACTT AGAAGAACCATCACAGAAGAAACTCGTCGTCCTCATAGCGAAAGCTTTATGGTTGGATGACGGCCGCCTTTCGATTGTAGCACAACCCGTTCTGAACGAAGAGAAGAGCAGGGATGACGAACACGAAAGAAACCGAAGACAAAGAGGTGTAATACAAGCTGTCTGGAATTTCCGTTGTTTGTAGAAGCTTACAAGTCACATAATGGGCTTATTGTTGAGCAAACCAAAgagaacaaaaatgatgaaacaCTTGAAATGAAAGAGCTAGATATTCAGAGGAGTCCATAA
- the lama4 gene encoding LOW QUALITY PROTEIN: laminin subunit alpha-4 (The sequence of the model RefSeq protein was modified relative to this genomic sequence to represent the inferred CDS: inserted 1 base in 1 codon; deleted 5 bases in 3 codons; substituted 3 bases at 3 genomic stop codons): MAPKSICYLCLLGILTGIASLSSAVRFGTKQQTSLKVCAKGFFLSEQNKCLPCNCKGHADHCEDITGICHNCSDHSVGDFCEMCEDGYMLAPSQVGRHICKLCACPLSVPSNNFAVHCDRQGNIQRCKCKEGYAGHICERCAPGYYGMPMKIGGSCKRCDCNGNSDPNLIFNWCHNVTGHCQHCWSNTAGPNCERCAQGFYGDAIGAKDCRECECNKCGTSSCDDRTGVCHCKPGVTGRLCDRCEEGYSGFSSCQGCQRCECRPASLRPTCHSLTHSCLCRPGAGGRYCERCLPGFWDYSPSGCKKCDCESSHCDMHTGECLPEPATVNLCNISCDECIWHVIGDLRLSNKTLDHLRVGVLNVSTGAAVNDRVKYYNYTAQHLQNQFHTWRNKLSEIKTETGEVEESTREVVSDIKKLSKSESTVKSLGSQLDEETQQTLMLAKQFSKNLTDLNMRIEEMIHEWELYSVYQEADPELVRRNTDEAISVVSRMRNLDLSTQGPLTIEESTEAHDLLRRIRQLEKKSLITQGHLTPLKSNLSRFTANLSDAQSFLQNATGTIEKARDMNNGNVLEFQRNEETLLKMATEFTAIQNSTENAREIISKSQKNVDEMDMLVQNVTQYHAAIDGASQKLMEKMGDLSSADTELVGRADEHAEELERQATELEEDLQDSDTNGFVQKAITAANVYINIAKYINDANITSLTTLNISQTANDSVTGINMQLDDLVVKCDNVFKESVSLHSEQIEIEAEVVDKLKYIEEARETLDKNTKKLEEIVQDISEIQTARTNERLEYALKVAQGTLNRSAGVLETITPISNKVEEWAKNLNENKYSTVAYEQAIDSAKESVDHLHFLVPELLDKLKVVEQKKPINNITANVMRIRELIAQARSVAKKVQVSMKFNGQSSVEIHADTSLEDLRAVTSISLYMRVDPDTDPIEDRFILYLGDKKGKKDYMGLAIKNDNLVYMYKLVVEYIEIXLSSKPVSQWPAVFNYIKVERLGRHGKIYLVIPSQRSTDETEFIQKGRSSGNGLTFCDVDPTDTVFFIGGVPPNATVFPSPHHLTLAPFVGCIELARXTRMXSVYNNFKSTHKMDVVASPPCSRYFFQFIQTGFSQSRYCKLFIDGKGLCTDHNIERRGKFGYVTRFDISLRTVANNGVLSIMGQCGXIFPFRIKNGFLRLMYDFGFNDGPKLLEDNIPKLKINDARYTRYISVIYHQSKKIILLVDKSHVKSLENPKTTLPFSDIYIGGAPSNILLSRSELSAVVGLKGCVKGFLFQKKDFNLLEEPGTIGISSGCPEESFASHKAYFMGESYLGSSAKMTPFDNFEGGLNFRTVQASGLLFYHNEGPDEFSISLENGAVVMNTRGTRVKSHKKHYNDGNTHFLLASVNNHKYLLLVDDKDKQEKKRPQSATRLTSDSTVKNFYFGGSPSGILKNFTGCITYAYINRQDRDIEPEDFQRYTENVQTFLQDCPVQKPPADFSPRNRDDDYIAKRRQSRKVNRDESIHKLRSDSEVSIAPCHLASHQATQHAYQYGSFANSRQHYKELPKSFSHKSNFSLSLKTNTSFGLIFYISDIQEKNFMTLFLANGRLVYAFNVGNQRVEIWSNGNCNDGAWHNVIFIRNGNMGKLIIDGLTVMEDRVMGKVVPWHVSSPLYFGGVPPKRAQKNIQSNSVNSFSGCLRNIQLNGHRLSSADETFGVTPCFEGPTEAGTFFAEQGGFILLDILDLGPRFQLEMEVRPRVTSGVLLHVPIAEGYFSIYINQGAVVAVLIDGTEELLATVSPRQSLCAGHWHRIAVMKDMNKLKLQVDQEVHSVDGSLHLHSPITGKIFIGGAPDLSLAGSHVSKEPYVGCMRNLMINNSGVSFSDASLVSGAVSIGSCPAVNQQ; encoded by the exons GTGTGTGCTAAGGGATTTTTCCTTagtgaacaaaacaaatgcttgCCTTGTAACTGCAAAGGCCATGCGGATCACTGTGAGGACATCACGGGAATTTGCCAT AATTGCAGCGATCACAGCGTGGGTGATTTCTGTGAAATGTGCGAAGATGGTTATATGCTAGCACCTAGCCAGGTTGGACGCCATATCTGCAAACTCTGCGCCTGCCCTCTCTCTGTTCCCTCAAATAA TTTTGCAGTCCATTGTGACAGGCAAGGTAACATTCAAAGATGCAAGTGCAAAGAGGGTTATGCTGGACATATCTGTGAGAG ATGTGCACCGGGTTACTATGGCATGCCAATGAAAATTGGTGGTTCCTGCAAGCGATGTGACTGTAATGGCAACTCTGACCCAAACCTGATTTTTAATTGGTGCCACAATGTAACCGGCCATTGCCAGCACTGCTGGAGTAACACCGCTGGGCCGAATTGCGAGAGGTGTGCTCAAGGTTTCTACGGCGATGCCATCGGTGCCAAGGACTGCAGAG AGTGTGAGTGCAACAAATGTGGTACATCCTCATGTGATGACAGGACAGGAGTGTGTCACTGTAAACCAGGGGTCACTGGGAGACTTTGTGACCGCTGTGAG GAGGGTTACTCGGGTTTCTCCAGCTGCCAAGGCTGTCAGAGATGTGAATGCAGGCCAGCTTCTCTCCGTCCCACCTGCCATTCCCTCACTCACAGCTGTCTGTGCCGCCCGGGCGCTGGAGGACGTTACTGTGAGAGGTGTCTTCCAGGCTTTTGGGATTATAGCCCCTCTGGCTGCAAGA AGTGTGACTGTGAGAGCAGTCACTGTGATATGCACACAGGAGAGTGCCTACCAGAGCCCGCAACAGTTAACCTATGCAATATCA GTTGCGATGAATGTATCTGGCATGTTATTGGAGACTTGCGGCTGTCCAACAAAACACTAGACCATTTGAGGGTTGGGGTGTTGAACGTTTCTACTGGGGCTGCGGTTAATGACAGAGTCAAATATTATAACTACACAGCTCAACACCTGCAG AATCAGTTTCATACCTGGAGAAACAAACTgtctgaaataaaaacagagaCTGGGGAAGTGGAAGAGTCAACACGGGAGGTCGTATCGGACATAAAAAAACTTAGTAAATCG GAAAGCACAGTGAAGAGTCTGGGGAGCCAACTTGATGAGGAAACACAGCAAACTCTAATGCTAGCTAAACAGTTCAGCAAAAATCTCACTGACCTTAATATGCGCATTGAAG AAATGATTCATGAATGGGAGCTGTACAGTGTTTACCAGGAAGCGGACCCCGAGTTGGTCAGGAGAAACACAGATGAAGCGATAAGTGTTGTGAGCAGAATGAGGAATCTTGATTTGTCTACACAAGGGCCTTTAACCATTGAAGAGTCAACTGAAGCTCATGATT TATTAAGGCGTATTCGTCAGTTGGAGAAGAAGTCACTGATTACGCAAGGTCATCTCACCCCGCTCAAGTCGAATTTGTCTCGCTTTACGGCCAACCTGTCCGACGCGCAGTCCTTCCTCCAGAATGCAACTGGTACAATTGAGAAGGCGCGGGATATGAACAACGGCAATGTCCTCGAATTCCAGAGGAATGAG gaAACGCTGCTGAAGATGGCAACAGAGTTCACAGCTATTCAGAACAGTACGGAAAATGCCAGAGAGATAATATCTAAATCACAAAAGAATGTGGATGAGATGGATATGTTGGTCCAG AATGTAACACAGTACCATGCTGCAATTGATGGTGCCAGCCAAAAGCTGATGGAAAAGATGGGAGACCTCTCATCTGCTGACACAGAATTGGTTGGAAGGGCAGATGAGCATGCTGAAGAGCTTGAACGACAGGCCACCGAACTGGAAGA GGACCTGCAAGATAGTGATACCAACGGATTTGTGCAGAAAGCCATAACTGCTGCCAATGTCTACATCAATATAGCTAAATACATCAACGACGCCAATATCACATCACTTACGACCTTGAATATATCCCAAACAGCAAATGAC TCCGTCACTGGGATCAACATGCAGCTTGATGATCTAGTGGTAAAATGCGACAATGTTTTCAAGGAGTCTGTTTCATTGCATTCCGAACAAATAG AGATAGAAGCCGAGGTGGTCGATAAGCTGAAATACATTGAGGAGGCAAGAGAGACCTTGGataaaaacaccaaaaaacTTGAAGAAATTGTGCAGGATATTTCTGAAATTCAAACAG CCAGAACTAACGAGCGACTGGAGTATGCACTCAAGGTGGCTCAGGGAACTCTCAACCGATCAGCAGGAGTGCTCGAGACAATTACGCCCATCAGTAACAAAGTTGAGGAATGGGCTAAGAATCTGAACGAAAATAAATACTCTACAGTTGCCTATGAGCAAGCCATTGATTCTGCAAAGGAATCAG TGGATCACCTCCATTTTCTTGTTCCTGAACTTTTGGATAAGCTTAAGGTGGTTGAGCAGAAGAAGCCTATCAATAACATAACTGCTAATGTCATGAGAATCAGAGAACTCATCGCCCAAGCCAGAAGTGTGGCAAAGAAG GTTCAAGTGTCTATGAAGTTCAATGGTCAGTCATCAGTGGAGATTCATGCTGATACCAGTTTGGAAGATCTGAGGGCAGTGACGTCCATCAGCTTATATATGAGAGTTGACCCAGACACAGACCCAATAGAGGACCGTTTCATTTTATATCTGGGAGACAAAA agGGTAAGAAAGACTACATGGGACTTGCCATCAAGAATGACAACCTTGTGTACATGTATAAACTGGTGGTTGAATACATTGAGA CCCTGAGCTCAAAACCTGTCAGCCAATGGCCTGCTGTATTCAACTACATCAAAGTAGAGAG GCTGGGTCGACATGGGAAAATCTACCTAGTAATCCCCAGTCAGAGATCCACAGATGAAACAGAGTTCATTCAGAAAGGCAGAAGCTCCGGGAACGGACTCACTTTTTGTGACGTTGACCCAACAGACACA GTGTTCTTTATTGGGGGTGTCCCACCGAATGCAACGGTATTTCCTT CTCCCCACCACTTGACTCTGGCTCCCTTTGTGGGCTGCATCGAGTTGGCTCGCTGAACAAGGATGTGATCAGTTTATAATAATTTCAAAAGCACTCACAAAATGGACGTGGTTGCATCACCACCATGTTCcaggtatttttttcagttta TACAAACTGGCTTTTCACAGAGCCGCTATTGCAAGCTATTTATTGACGGAAAGGGGCTATGCACTGATCATAACATAGAACGGAGGGGGAAGTTTGGTTACGTCACAAGATTTGATATTTCA TTGCGAACTGTCGCAAACAATGGCGTGCTTTCCATCATGGGTCAATGCG gataaatatttccttttagaataaaaaatggatttttacGTCTAATGTATGATTTTGGATTCAATGATGGGCCAAAA CTTTTGGAGGATAATATACCaaagctaaaaataaatgatgcaaGATACACGAGgtac ATCTCAGTGATCTATCATCAGTCAAAGAAAATTATCCTTCTGGTGGACAAGAGTCATGTTAAATCTTTGGAGAATCCAAAAACTACTTTGCCATTCTCAGACATCTACATAGGTGGAGCACCCTCAAACATTCTCCTATCTAG GTCCGAGCTATCTGCTGTGGTTGGCCTCAAAGGCTGTGTCAAAGGCTTCCTATTCCAGAAAAAAGACTTTAACCTCTTAGAGGAGCCTGGCACCATTGGCATCAGTAGTGGCTGCCCCGAGGAATCCTTT gcatCTCATAAAGCCTATTTCATGGGCGAGAGCTATTTGGGATCTTCAGCAAAGATGACACCATTCGACAATTTTGAAGGAGGCCTCAACTTTAGAACCGTTCAAGCCAGTGGATTATTATTCTATCACAATGAAGGG CCGGACGAATTCAGCATTTCCCTTGAGAACGGAGCAGTGGTGATGAACACTCGTGGAACAAGAGTAAAATCACATAAGAAACACTACAATGATGGAAATACACACTTTTTATTGGCCTCGGTGAATAATCACAA GTATTTATTATTGGTGGACGATAAAGACAAGCAGGAGAAGAAACGGCCACAATCAGCCACAAGACTCACTTCTGATTCGACAGTAAAGAACTTCTACTTTGGGGGATCACCAAGTGGTATCTTAAAGAACTTTACAGGCTGCATTACTTATGCCTACATAAACAG GCAAGACCGAGATATTGAGCCGGAAGACTTCCAGCGCTACACCGAGAATGTCCAAACTTTCCTGCAAGACTGTCCAGTGCAAAAGCCACCTGCTGATTTTTCACCGAGAAACAGGGATGACGATTATATAGCCAAACGTAGGCAGTCTcgtaag GTTAACAGGGATGAATCCATCCACAAATTAAGAAGTGACAGTGAAGTGAGCATTGCTCCCTGCCATCTTGCAAGTCACCAAGCAACACAACATGCCTACCAATATGGGAGCTTTGCAAACAGTAGGCAGCACTACAAAGAGCTCCCCAAATCCTTTTCTCATAA GTCCAACTTTTCCTTATCCCTAAAGACCAACACATCATTTGGCctcattttttatatatctGACATCCAAGAGAAAAATTTTATGACTCTCTTTCTGGCCAATGGTAGACTTGTATACGCCTTCAATGTAGGTAATCAGCGAGTGGAAATCTGGAGCAACGGAAATTGCAATGATGGAGCATGGCATAAT GTGATTTTCATACGTAATGGAAATATGGGAAAATTGATCATCGATGGGCTCACAGTGATGGAGGACAGAGTTATGGGCAAAGTTGTGCCCTGGCATGTCAGCAGTCCTCTCTATTTTGGAGGCGTACCTCCAAAGcgagcacaaaaaaatattcag agTAACTCAGTAAACAGCTTTTCTGGCTGTTTGAGAAATATTCAGCTCAATGGACACCGGTTGTCATCAGCGGATGAAACATTTGGGGTCACGCCATGTTTTGAGGGACCTACTGAGGCAGGAACATTCTTTGCAGAGCAAGGAGGCTTCATACTTTTGG ACATACTTGACTTGGGACCTAGATTTCAGCTAGAAATGGAGGTGCGACCCCGTGTGACATCAGGTGTACTTCTCCATGTGCCCATAGCAGAGGGTTATTTTTCAATATACATTAATCAAGGAGCA gtCGTAGCTGTTTTGATTGATGGGACGGAGGAATTATTGGCAACAGTTTCTCCAAGACAGTCTCTGTGTGCTGGCCACTGGCATAGAATTGCAG TGATGAAAGATATGAACAAACTGAAGTTGCAAGTAGACCAAGAGGTCCACAGTGTGGATGGGTCTCTTCATCTTCATTCTCCAATCACCGGGAAGATTTTTATTGGTGGAGCCCCAG ATCTCTCCCTTGCAGGCAGCCATGTAAGCAAGGAGCCTTATGTAGGTTGTATGAGGAACCTGATGATCAACAACAGTGGTGTAAGCTTCAGTGACGCATCTCTCGTCAGTGGAGCGGTCAGCATAGGATCCTGTCCGGCTGTGAATCAACAGTAA